In the genome of Desertifilum tharense IPPAS B-1220, the window GTGCAATCACCGCAACGCGAACGGTTTGCCCGGTTCCTTTCGGGAGGGCAACGGTGGTTCGGAGTTGTTGGTCGGTGTATTTGGGATCGATACCCAAACGAATGTGAGCTTCTGCGGATTCAGGAAATTTCGCGGTTGCCGTGTCTTTGAGGAGTTGAATCGCTTCTAGCGGTTCGTAGGCGCGAGTCTCTACTTTTTGATCGAGTTCTTGCAGTCGGCGCGATCGCTTTTGGGTCATGTCTTGTATCTCCTGGGGTCGTTAACGAAGCCCTGCTTCTCCCCCGATAAAATTACCAATTTTGTCTGAATTCGGTTTGGGTTATTCAACCACTTTGACGCCCATGTTTTTGGCCGTTCCTGCCACAATTTTCATCGCGGCCTCAATGTCGTTGGCGTTGAGGTCGGGCATTTTGGTTTGAGCAATTTCTTGCAGTTGAGCTTTGGTGATACTGCCCACTTGCTTTTTATTGGGTTCGTTGGAACCGCGCTCAATACCTGCGGCTTTGCGGATTAAAACCGAAGCGGGGGGGGTTTTTAGGATAAAGGTGAAACTGCGGTCTTCAAAAACCGAAATTTCTACCGGAATAACCATCCCTGCTTGGTCGGCGGTTCTGGCGTTGTAGTCTTTACAGAACGCCATAATGTTAACGCCGTGTTGACCCAATGCCGGGCCAACCGGGGGTGCCGGGTTAGCTTTACCCGCAGGCAAAGCTAACTTAATAATGGCAACGACTTTTTTAGCCATTGATTTTCTCTACTGCTTTTGAACCTGATTGAACTCTAATTCCACTGGGGTATCGCGACCGAAGATAGACAGAAGCGCTTTGAGTTTGCTGCGTTCTGGGCTAACTTCAATCACTTCGCCTTCAAAGTCTTTAAACGGCCCAGACAGTACCAAGATTTTGTCCCCAGGTGCCATGTCAATTTTGACTAAGGGTTTCTCGTCTTGGGACTGCTTAAAGATCCGCTCAACTTCGCTGCGGCTTAGGGGTAAGGGTTTGACGTGCCCTCTCCCGCGACCGTAACGGCGCTTTTGTTCGGCCCCTACAAAGTTAATCACATTAGGGGTGTTTTTGACGACCTGCCAAGTTTCGTCATCCATCACCATGCGGACAATGACGTAACCGGGAAAGACTTTTTCGGTCGTCTGTTGGGGTTTGCCGCCTTTGCGGAACTGGACGGCTGTGCGCTGGGGAATTTCCACCTGCACGATCCGGTTGGCGACATCTAAGGTTTGCACCCGCTGCTCTAAGCTGGCTTTCACCCGCTTTTCGCAGCCAGAGGCAACCTGAACGGCATACCACCGCGCCTGTCTTTCTAAAGATTCTTCTTCAGAGGCGGGGAGGTTGGTCGTTTCTTCGGATGGGTTAAAGTCAGGAGATTCTTCTGATGCAAAACTCATCCAAACACCTGCCCTGATGCCCAACCAAATAATTTATCGATGAAATAGATTAGCGTTGCTGAGAGCGTTACCATCAACACGACTGCAACAGATTCGCTAATCAGTTGTTGCCGACTGGGCCAAACGACTTTTTCGAGTTCTTCTTTGGTACCTTGAAAGAACTTACCGGCGCTAAAGCCTTCGGTTTTTTCCGGCGTCTGTGGGGCCTCTTTTTTCGCCATAGTTTTTCCCTATATCCCTTTCAGGCAACATACAAGCGCGATCGCGCTGAGTCACGAGTTTAGGGTTAATCTCGTCGCCCTCGCGATTTCTTTTTCTAGTCTAAAGCTTGTTAGCCATCAGCGTTGCTCTTTTGCCCAACTGCGATCGCAATTGGGGTGCTAGCTTGCTTAGAATCGATTATGGGATTGATTCAGCGCGCCCTGGAGGACTTGAACCCCCGACATCAGGTTTTGGAGACCTGCGTTCTACCAACTGAACTAAGAGCGCACAGCGCGAATCTAGGCATCTTAACCTAGCTTGTCTATTATAAAGCTAGAGCTAGCACTCCGTCAACGCTTTTTCCCAATCGTTTCCCGCTAAACTTATAGAGGACGGTCAAAGCGCTGCTTGAGGCGAGTGGCCTTGCCGATGCGATCGCGCAGGTAGTACAATTTGGCCCGGCGGACCTTCGCCCGACGTAAGACCTTAATGTCAGCCACGCGAGGAGAATGGAGTAAGAAAACTCGCTCTACACCCACTCCTTGGAAAATCCGCCGAACGGTAATTGTTTCATTAATCCCGCTATTGCGTCGAGCAATGACTGTCCCCTCATAGGGTTGCGTCCGTTCTTTGCCGCCTTCTCGAATTCGTACGCCGACTCGAACGGTGTCGCCAATATAGATTGTTGGCAGATCTGACTTCAACTGTTCCGCCTCAATTGAGCGGATGACCTCTTGAGCGTGCATAACCACTTTTTCCACCACTCATAAAAAACTCACAATTCATTACTATAACTCAGGAGCTTCTCTTCAGTCTAGGGAGATCCCAGAAAGTCTATCTGTGAGTTTGCCAACCGTCAGTCACTACAGGAGTAAACAGACTTAACCCTATGCGTTTTTTCTCTCAGCGCTCCTTCGTTTGGCTAGGACTTTTATTCAGTATGAGTTTGATGGCGACTTGCCTGTTCGGTTCGCCCAACAGAACCCAGGCTGCCCCCTTACCGGGAGAATGCATTCCGCCGCAAGATGCTAGCAGCCTATCCATCACCCAAGATGTTTGCCACGTCGTCCTCAACAACGGTTTAACCGTCTTAACCAAAGAGGTGCATAAAGCCCCAGTTGTCACCGTGCAAGTTTGGTATAGAGTTGGATCGCGATACGAGCCTCCCGGCTTCAACGGGATTTCTCATCAACTCGAACACATGCTCTTTAAAGGCACCACCCACCGTCCCTTGCAATGGGGGCGCTTGTTCAACGCCTTGGGTAGCGAATCCAATGCCTTTACCAGCTACGAGCATACGGTTTACTTTAATACCGCAGAACGCAGCAAACTGCAAACGCTGCTAACCCTAGAAGCCGATCGGATGCAAAATACCGCGATCGCCCCCGCCGATCTGCAAAGCGAAAAACGGGTAGTCCTCTCAGAACTCGCCGGGTACGAAAACCGGATCGGCTATCGCCTGAGCCGAGCCATGATGCAAGCCGCATTTCCCAACCATCCCTACGGACAAGCAGTTGGGGGAACGAAAAGCGATATTGAAAATCTCACCGTTGCTCAACTGCAAAACTACTATCAGACTTACTACCATCCAAACAATGCCACCCTAGTGATTGTGGGAGACATTGACACCGCCTCCACTCTCAGAGCCATTCAAGACACCTTTGGTCAAATTCCTAGGGGAGAAGTCCCACCTGCCCCCCTGCCGCCTGCACTCCCTTCTAGGCGCTCTATTGCTCCAGTGGTTCTGCAAGAACCGGGCAGCACTGAACATTTGCAACTGCTTTATCCTTTACCCGCCATTCGGGAATCTGGTCGGAATTTTCCGAGGGAACGCTTCGCCAATCGCGACATTCCCGCCCTACAAGTCTTAGACTATCTATTTTCTAAAGGCCGTTCTTCTCGGCTCTATCAAAGCTTAGTAGAAACAGGTTTAGCTAGCGAAGTCAGCGGTTCAGCCAACCACCTAACGCATCAGGGATGGTATAGACTTCAGGCGATCTTGACAGCGGATCGATCGGCACGCGAAGGCATAGAGGCGATCGATCGGGCGATCGCCAAATTGCAAACCCAAGGCGTCACCCCCCAGGAATTGGCGAGAGCCAAAGCCCAACTGCAAGCGCAAAACCTGTTACGCAACCGCGATATTACCCGACTCGCCATGCAACTCGGCGACGATCAAACCACTGCCGGAGATTATACTTGGAGCGATCGCTATCTCGCGGCCGTCAATCAAGTCAGCGCTGCTGATATTCAACGGGTTGCTCAAACCTACTTGCAACCTTCTGCGAGAACCGTTGGCTTTTTGCAACCCACAGGCTTACCCAGCACTGCCATCGAGAGTGCATCAGCCTACGCTGCACCCGAAAACTTTAACCTCGCAACTGGGGCCCAATGGAGCGAAGTGCAACAGTATTTACCGCCCTTCACCCCGCCAGCCCAGGAACCGCAACCCACCCTCCCGCAAACCTTTACCCTCGCCAATGGCTTACAGGTTCTCCTGATTCAAGATTCCAGCACGCCCACCATTACGCTCAGTGGGTATCTGCAAGCGGGGAGTCAATTCGATCCCGAACGCCAAGCTGGACTTGCACGACTGACGGCGGAAAACCTGATGAATGGGACGCATCGCCAGAGTGCTTTAACCCTAGCCAACCGGCTAGAAGATCGCGGGGCCCGCTTGCAATTTCAGACGAACCGAGAAGGCGTTCTGGTTGAGGCTCAAGCCTTATCCTCAGATCTAGAAACCCTGATCCAAACCTTAGCCGATGTCTTGCAACATCCTAGCTTTCCGGTCGAGCAGTTTGAACGCAGTCGCCAACGCGCCCTCCAAGCTTTGGAACGCGACTTAGAAAGCCCTTCGCACTTAGCGCAACGCACCTTGCAACAGGCGATTTATCCGGTTAATCATCCCTTTCATCCCTTTCCAACGCGGGATACCCTGCAATCTGTCGAGCATCAAGATTTAGCAAGTTTTCACCGCACGCACTATCGTCCTGATACGATGGCGATCGCGATCGTGGGAGATACCACCCCACAGGAATTGCAGCGCTTGATGGTTCGATATTTCGGGCGATGGTCTGGTGAGGGTTCTCCACGCCAATTGCAGTTTCCCCCAGTGAATTTACCAGAGTCGTCCATTGCCCTGAACTCGGTTTTACCCGGTCGCAAACAATCGATTATTTACATGGGGTATAAGGGAATTGGACGCCAAGACCCCCGCTACTATGCGGCGTTGGTTCTCAATCAGATTTTGGGCGGCGATACGTTATCGAGTCGGTTGGGAACCCAGGTGCGCGATCGCTTAGGGTTAACCTATGGAATTTACAGCTATTTCCAAACGGGGTTAAATCCAGGGCCATTTGTGATTGAAATGCAGACGGCTCCCCAAGATACCCAAAGCGCGATCGCGACGACCTTAACCCTACTCGATCAACTGCAACGGCAAGGCGTGACCCTCCAAGAGGTACAAGTGGCCCAAAATGCGATCGCCAGCCGCTACCCAGTTTCTCTCAAAGACCCCGATTACCTAGCCGCCCAAGTGCTGTTCAATCATGTCTATGGTCTGCCCCCTTCAGAACTTCGCATCTTTCCCCACAAAATTAGTAACGTTACTCTAGAAGCAGTGAACCAAGCTGCCAAAGAACTCCTGCATCCAGGGCATTTGGTCGTTGTTACCGCAGGTCCACCCACCGAGGAGGCGAATTCATTGTGAGATTCATCATCACCGCGACTTCCGTAGGCATTGCCACTGTACTCCTTGCGAGTGCCAGTTTCCAAGCCAAGGCTCAAAACCCTGCCCATGTCGAACAACTGTTGCAAACCCGCCAATGCAGCCGTTGCGATCTTTCAAAAAGCAACCTCGCCGGGGCTAACCTGCGCTACGCTAACCTGGCAGGAGCCAATCTAGAGGGGGCCAATTTCTTTGGGGCAGATTTGCGTTATGCCAATCTCAGCGGGGCAAACTTGAAAGGAGCAAACCTGAGAGGGACAAATCTTTATAACGCCAATCTCAGCGACGCTGTTTTTAACAATACCGATTTGCGCGGGGCTAATTTATTTAGTGCAGAGATTGCTGAAACCGATCTAGAAGCGGTGAATCTCGATGGGGCAATTTTACCCGATGGCAGCCTTAAACCCGCCCCCGATCTCTCCCCGCGCTAGTTTTGCATAGCGGCGTCTGAAGTTTTGCATCAAATCCCTGCCAGAGATGGAGCAAACCTCGAAAATTGAGAAAGCGCCGATCCGATCGGACTCTGTGTCGCTCAATCGTTCTGTAGGATCGTCCTTCAATTGCCCGTTTTCACCCCAGTTGCCATCTCTATGTCTGTTCAAGCCATTCCGCTAGCAGCAGTTTCTAAAATCCGCCAATACATTCAGACGGCTTTAGCTCTACCGGAGTCTGAAGCACATCCGCAAATTCGCAGTGGGTTTGAAACCGGGGAAGAACCGCCCGAACCCGAATCGCTCGATCAGTTGGGCGATTTATTTAATGTTGCCAGTCCTTTGGATAAAGATGTTCCGGCTCCCAATTTGGAGGGGCGCTGGTTTGTGAGTTCCGTCAATCCGGGTTCGGCTTTAATTAAGTTACCGGGCTTAAGGCTGAAATCGGGGTTTCGGCTGGTTAGCTATCTGTGTCGCAAGCCAGAGCAAGGGATGGGTACAATTTGGGCCGTTCCGGAAGAGTTAAGTACAACGGCTGAGTTAGAGAATGTTTTAGGGCAAGCTAATGATGGGATGCCACCCCATCCTAGGGGCGCATTATCCGATTTTATGTTAGCAATTGAGGGCGATCGCTCTGCGGCTTCGTTTGCGATCGCCTCTTTGGTGCGTCGAGAATTTTTAGAATTTGGTCGTTTAGGCAAGCAGTGCAATTGGAGCCATCATCGCTTGGTGGATGCGCCCCCCCCGCAGGTGAAATGGCAATGGGGAACTTCGCCGCCCAAGGATCTTTCTCCTAAAGTGAAAATTTTTCCAGACGGTAAAGCCATTGTTGAGTTTTTCTCCTGTCGTACGTCAGCCCCGGTTGCAATTTTTCGTCATGTCGATCAATATGCATCGGGCAAATATCAAGCGCAATGTGTAGATAAACCTGTGGCAGTTCCTCTCCGAAAAGCTTAAAAGAAAGCAGGGACTCAAAGTTGTAAGGAACTGCTTGTACTTTAATAGGGAAATGCAAGGAGGCAACCCATGAAAGGATCGAATCCGATTATTTATATTGGGGGTGCTGTTTTGGCGGGGCTTGGGGTCTTGATGGTGGCGACGAACCCCTCTCCAAGAGCGTATGAAGAATATGCAACCACGGAGTTAAGCCGCTATGCGAAAACCAATCTCTGCACGCAACAGAATCCATTTGGCAGTTTTTTACAAGGACAGTGTATCCAGTTAGTGGATGCGGCTCAACCCCAAGTGCGATCGCTGGTTGCTCAAACAACGCAACGCAAAAATCTAGGGGTATTGAGTGTCTATCGAACGGAATTATCGGTAATCTCGCTACTCCCCTCTTACGAGTTTGAAACGGTCGGGGTGTTGAATAATTTCTACACCTTTAAAGCTCAAAAGCGCTAACCTCACAAACCCTATGTCCTATTGCCTTAACCCTCTGTGTCAGGCTCCTGAAAATCTGGATCTCGATACGTTTTGCCAAGCGTGCGGGAGTCCACTTAGCTTGAGAAAACGGTATCTTGCCCTCCGCAAGCTCGGACAAGGGGGATTTGGCAGAACGTTCTTGGCGCAAGACTGCGATATTCCGTCTCGCCCTTACTGCGTCATTAAGCAATTGCAACTGCGGGCTTTTGGGGTGGATACGGTGGACAAGGCGAAGCAGTTGTTTCAGCAAGAGGCCGTTCGGTTAGATGAATTGGGCAAGCATCCCCAAATTCCGAATCTGTTAGCTTATTTTTCTGAAAACGAGCAGTGGTACTTAGTCCAAGAGTGGATAGAGGGGCAAACGCTCGCTGAAGAACTTCACCAACAGGGTGCTTATACTGAGGAGCAAGTTTGGCAGTTGTTGCGGGATTTAGTCCCGGTGTTGGAGTTTATCCATCAGCGACGGGTGATTCACCGCGATATTAAGCCGATGAATATTATCCGCCGTCAGAGCGATCGCCTTCCCATTTTGATTGATTTTGGCATCGCTAAACAGTTCGATCGGCGGATGCTGGTGCAAACGGGTACGCTGATTGGCAGTCCAGAATATATTTCTCCCGAACAGATGAAGGGGAAAGCGGTTCCGGCTAGCGATTTGTACAGTTTGGGGGTGATGTGCGTTCATTTACTCACTCACCTCAAATCGCCTTTGGATTTGTATAACATTGTGGAGGATCGCTGGGATTGGCGGGATTTTCTGCCCCCCGAACGTCGGGTGAGCGATCGCTTGGGGCGGATTCTCGATAAGATGTTGCAGGCGTCGCTGAGTCAACGGTTTCAGTCGGCGACCGATTTGCTAGAGGTGCTAAACCCACCCCCAGGGGCGATCGCGCTCTCCTCTAATGTTTCTATAGAATGGGTTAAAGCGATCCAACGCGATCCAACGCCCCCCGCCGTTTCAATCCGTCAACCCCTAGCTTTTGCCAAATCCTTACTGGGGATCGCCCCCCCGGAACAATGGTTAGTATCAAGTACGGGCGTTGATTACACCGCGCTGCGAAACCACCTAGCGGCGAGTCGCTGGCAGGCAGCCGATGAGGAAACCTGGGCGGTTCTGTGTCAAGCGTTAGGGAAGCGCCCCCGCAACTATCTCTGGAGTGCGGATACGGCTAAGTTGCCCTGCGAAGACTTGCAAATTATCGATCTGTTATGGCAAAAGTACAGCGAAGGGCACTTTGGCTTTAGCGTTCAATGCCGAATTTTTACGGAAGTTGAGGAAGATTACGTCCGGTTTTGCGATCGCGTCGGTTGGCCCGTTTATAATACTCACACCTCTGGTAAAGGGATCGCCTACAGTCGTAAAGCTCCCGCCGGACATTTGCCCTCGCGGATTTGGGCGGGCGGTTCCCAGTGGTGGCGTCAAGCCAAAGCCATGTTGCTGAAGCTAGATAACTGCGAGTTTATTCACTGGGAATCTAATCTTTCCTAATTGACATTTTCGTTACAAGATTTCTGAGGGGAATATGGTATTGATCCGTTAATTCCTTTTCCCCGCTTAATACTGCCGTGAGATTGACCTGATTTTCGCTAAAAATTACTATTTTTTACAAAATGCTGCTCGGAATAAATTGCAGTTAAGATGAGTCGCGTTCTTCAAAGATTGGTAAACATCCAGCATCCGGAACTCGCTTGCATTCTTTATAATGAATGGTCTCGCCTGGAGTTATAGCAAAGTGCGGTTGCTTGAGCTTGCACGCCATGCAGCCGCGTCCAAAACCAGTCAGATTAATCTTTTGGGTCGTTCAGCTTGTCCTAGGCGTTATGGGCACGATCCCCGTTACAAGGAAACTATGCACCTTGTCGCTCG includes:
- the rplK gene encoding 50S ribosomal protein L11, producing the protein MAKKVVAIIKLALPAGKANPAPPVGPALGQHGVNIMAFCKDYNARTADQAGMVIPVEISVFEDRSFTFILKTPPASVLIRKAAGIERGSNEPNKKQVGSITKAQLQEIAQTKMPDLNANDIEAAMKIVAGTAKNMGVKVVE
- the nusG gene encoding transcription termination/antitermination protein NusG, which produces MSFASEESPDFNPSEETTNLPASEEESLERQARWYAVQVASGCEKRVKASLEQRVQTLDVANRIVQVEIPQRTAVQFRKGGKPQQTTEKVFPGYVIVRMVMDDETWQVVKNTPNVINFVGAEQKRRYGRGRGHVKPLPLSRSEVERIFKQSQDEKPLVKIDMAPGDKILVLSGPFKDFEGEVIEVSPERSKLKALLSIFGRDTPVELEFNQVQKQ
- the secE gene encoding preprotein translocase subunit SecE encodes the protein MAKKEAPQTPEKTEGFSAGKFFQGTKEELEKVVWPSRQQLISESVAVVLMVTLSATLIYFIDKLFGWASGQVFG
- the rplS gene encoding 50S ribosomal protein L19 — its product is MHAQEVIRSIEAEQLKSDLPTIYIGDTVRVGVRIREGGKERTQPYEGTVIARRNSGINETITVRRIFQGVGVERVFLLHSPRVADIKVLRRAKVRRAKLYYLRDRIGKATRLKQRFDRPL
- a CDS encoding pitrilysin family protein, giving the protein MRFFSQRSFVWLGLLFSMSLMATCLFGSPNRTQAAPLPGECIPPQDASSLSITQDVCHVVLNNGLTVLTKEVHKAPVVTVQVWYRVGSRYEPPGFNGISHQLEHMLFKGTTHRPLQWGRLFNALGSESNAFTSYEHTVYFNTAERSKLQTLLTLEADRMQNTAIAPADLQSEKRVVLSELAGYENRIGYRLSRAMMQAAFPNHPYGQAVGGTKSDIENLTVAQLQNYYQTYYHPNNATLVIVGDIDTASTLRAIQDTFGQIPRGEVPPAPLPPALPSRRSIAPVVLQEPGSTEHLQLLYPLPAIRESGRNFPRERFANRDIPALQVLDYLFSKGRSSRLYQSLVETGLASEVSGSANHLTHQGWYRLQAILTADRSAREGIEAIDRAIAKLQTQGVTPQELARAKAQLQAQNLLRNRDITRLAMQLGDDQTTAGDYTWSDRYLAAVNQVSAADIQRVAQTYLQPSARTVGFLQPTGLPSTAIESASAYAAPENFNLATGAQWSEVQQYLPPFTPPAQEPQPTLPQTFTLANGLQVLLIQDSSTPTITLSGYLQAGSQFDPERQAGLARLTAENLMNGTHRQSALTLANRLEDRGARLQFQTNREGVLVEAQALSSDLETLIQTLADVLQHPSFPVEQFERSRQRALQALERDLESPSHLAQRTLQQAIYPVNHPFHPFPTRDTLQSVEHQDLASFHRTHYRPDTMAIAIVGDTTPQELQRLMVRYFGRWSGEGSPRQLQFPPVNLPESSIALNSVLPGRKQSIIYMGYKGIGRQDPRYYAALVLNQILGGDTLSSRLGTQVRDRLGLTYGIYSYFQTGLNPGPFVIEMQTAPQDTQSAIATTLTLLDQLQRQGVTLQEVQVAQNAIASRYPVSLKDPDYLAAQVLFNHVYGLPPSELRIFPHKISNVTLEAVNQAAKELLHPGHLVVVTAGPPTEEANSL
- a CDS encoding pentapeptide repeat-containing protein, with the protein product MRFIITATSVGIATVLLASASFQAKAQNPAHVEQLLQTRQCSRCDLSKSNLAGANLRYANLAGANLEGANFFGADLRYANLSGANLKGANLRGTNLYNANLSDAVFNNTDLRGANLFSAEIAETDLEAVNLDGAILPDGSLKPAPDLSPR
- a CDS encoding DUF4359 domain-containing protein; translation: MKGSNPIIYIGGAVLAGLGVLMVATNPSPRAYEEYATTELSRYAKTNLCTQQNPFGSFLQGQCIQLVDAAQPQVRSLVAQTTQRKNLGVLSVYRTELSVISLLPSYEFETVGVLNNFYTFKAQKR
- a CDS encoding serine/threonine-protein kinase: MSYCLNPLCQAPENLDLDTFCQACGSPLSLRKRYLALRKLGQGGFGRTFLAQDCDIPSRPYCVIKQLQLRAFGVDTVDKAKQLFQQEAVRLDELGKHPQIPNLLAYFSENEQWYLVQEWIEGQTLAEELHQQGAYTEEQVWQLLRDLVPVLEFIHQRRVIHRDIKPMNIIRRQSDRLPILIDFGIAKQFDRRMLVQTGTLIGSPEYISPEQMKGKAVPASDLYSLGVMCVHLLTHLKSPLDLYNIVEDRWDWRDFLPPERRVSDRLGRILDKMLQASLSQRFQSATDLLEVLNPPPGAIALSSNVSIEWVKAIQRDPTPPAVSIRQPLAFAKSLLGIAPPEQWLVSSTGVDYTALRNHLAASRWQAADEETWAVLCQALGKRPRNYLWSADTAKLPCEDLQIIDLLWQKYSEGHFGFSVQCRIFTEVEEDYVRFCDRVGWPVYNTHTSGKGIAYSRKAPAGHLPSRIWAGGSQWWRQAKAMLLKLDNCEFIHWESNLS